From a single Anaerolineales bacterium genomic region:
- the rplF gene encoding 50S ribosomal protein L6: MSRIGRLPVEIPNGVQVELTGSKVRIKGPKGEMQREFSSLIGIKMEDNQLNITRNSDNPEERALHGTTRAVLANMVHGVSQGFEVILEVEGVGYRAEMEGSKLALFVGYSHPIKIDPPSGISFETDAKTRQIKVKGFDKELVGQVAANVRKVRPPEPYHGKGLRYLGERVRRKAGKAGKGAK, from the coding sequence ATGTCTCGCATTGGTCGTTTACCTGTAGAAATCCCCAATGGCGTGCAGGTGGAGCTGACTGGCTCCAAGGTACGCATCAAGGGACCGAAGGGTGAGATGCAGCGGGAGTTTTCCAGCCTGATCGGCATAAAAATGGAAGACAACCAGTTGAATATCACCCGCAATTCGGATAATCCTGAAGAGCGTGCCCTGCATGGAACCACCCGCGCTGTGCTTGCGAATATGGTCCACGGTGTTAGCCAGGGATTTGAAGTAATTCTGGAAGTGGAAGGTGTTGGATACCGCGCTGAAATGGAAGGCAGCAAGCTTGCCCTGTTCGTTGGTTATTCACACCCGATCAAGATCGATCCCCCCTCGGGCATCTCGTTCGAAACGGATGCGAAGACCCGCCAGATCAAGGTGAAGGGCTTCGATAAGGAATTGGTCGGCCAGGTGGCTGCGAATGTCCGCAAGGTGCGTCCGCCGGAGCCGTATCACGGCAAGGGCTTGCGCTATCTTGGCGAGCGCGTCCGCCGCAAGGCTGGTAAAGCTGGGAAAGGAGCCAAATAA
- the rplR gene encoding 50S ribosomal protein L18 codes for MAKKTRAQARDSRHARVRKRLVGLPERPRLNVFKSLTGIYAQIIDDSQGNTLISASTVDKELREQMKGMKKTEQAKAIGKAIAERAKSKGISSVVFDRGGFRYTGRVKALADGAREGGLQF; via the coding sequence ATGGCTAAGAAGACTCGTGCTCAGGCTCGTGACAGCCGTCACGCCCGTGTTCGCAAACGCCTGGTGGGTTTGCCCGAACGCCCCCGCTTGAATGTGTTCAAGAGCCTTACCGGCATCTATGCCCAGATCATCGATGATTCGCAGGGCAATACCCTGATTTCCGCATCCACGGTCGACAAGGAATTGCGCGAACAGATGAAGGGTATGAAGAAGACAGAACAGGCGAAAGCCATTGGAAAAGCCATTGCTGAACGCGCCAAATCCAAGGGAATATCGTCGGTCGTATTTGACCGCGGTGGATTTCGTTATACCGGACGCGTCAAGGCTCTGGCAGATGGCGCGCGCGAAGGCGGCTTGCAATTCTAA
- the rpsE gene encoding 30S ribosomal protein S5, translating into MAEKQFDKQEFEAQDAFEERVIEIARVAKVVKGGRRFQFRVTVVVGDKKGTVGMGVGKANAVPDAMRKASERARKDLRVVNVSGTTIPHEVLGKVAGARVYLKPASAGTGVIAAGGVRAVLEVAGVRDILTKSMGSANVLNVVMATFDALDGLRSPAVEAARRGKRADELLPFWERRKQHA; encoded by the coding sequence ATGGCAGAAAAACAATTTGATAAACAGGAATTCGAAGCGCAGGACGCCTTTGAAGAGCGTGTGATTGAAATTGCCCGTGTGGCGAAAGTCGTCAAGGGTGGTCGCCGCTTTCAATTCCGCGTGACGGTTGTCGTCGGCGACAAGAAAGGCACTGTTGGCATGGGTGTTGGGAAGGCAAATGCAGTCCCGGATGCGATGCGAAAAGCGTCTGAACGCGCGCGAAAAGACTTGCGCGTAGTCAATGTCTCCGGCACCACCATCCCTCACGAAGTCCTTGGTAAGGTGGCTGGCGCGCGGGTTTACCTCAAGCCTGCCTCGGCTGGTACAGGTGTTATCGCCGCTGGCGGCGTACGCGCCGTGTTGGAAGTGGCTGGCGTGCGCGACATCCTCACCAAATCCATGGGAAGCGCCAACGTCCTGAATGTCGTGATGGCTACGTTCGATGCGTTGGACGGCTTGCGCTCCCCGGCTGTGGAAGCGGCTCGCCGTGGAAAGCGCGCGGATGAACTGCTGCCGTTCTGGGAACGGAGGAAGCAACATGCCTAA
- the rpmD gene encoding 50S ribosomal protein L30, which translates to MPKKETSGKTLRVTLVRSAIGYTKDQKATVKALGLRRLHQTVEHKDTPALRGMLNKVIHLLKIEE; encoded by the coding sequence ATGCCTAAGAAAGAAACGTCCGGCAAAACGTTGCGCGTTACATTGGTTCGCAGTGCCATTGGCTATACCAAAGACCAGAAAGCCACTGTGAAAGCGCTCGGTCTGCGCCGTTTGCATCAAACTGTTGAGCACAAGGATACCCCCGCCCTGCGCGGAATGTTGAACAAGGTCATCCATTTGCTCAAGATCGAAGAGTAG
- the rplO gene encoding 50S ribosomal protein L15 → MKLHDLVPNPGSKKSKKRVGRGISAGQGKTAGRGTKGAGARSGEGGNLYRQGGNLPFYRRLPFMRGEGFTPPNQVVYNEVNLDQLSQAFKADAEVTPESLAEARLLRDSRNPIVVLGRGEMTIAIKVRVHRVSAGAKAKIEKAGGTVELIA, encoded by the coding sequence ATGAAACTTCACGATCTCGTACCCAATCCCGGGTCCAAAAAATCCAAGAAGCGCGTGGGACGCGGCATTTCGGCAGGGCAGGGCAAGACTGCCGGTCGCGGTACCAAAGGCGCAGGCGCGCGCTCCGGCGAAGGCGGCAACCTGTATCGTCAGGGCGGCAATCTGCCTTTCTATCGCCGTCTGCCGTTCATGCGTGGTGAAGGTTTTACCCCGCCCAATCAGGTGGTTTACAACGAAGTGAACCTTGACCAACTCTCGCAAGCTTTCAAAGCCGATGCGGAAGTGACTCCCGAGTCCCTTGCAGAAGCCCGCCTCCTGCGCGATTCACGCAACCCGATCGTTGTTCTGGGTCGCGGCGAAATGACCATTGCCATCAAGGTTCGTGTTCATCGCGTCAGCGCTGGAGCCAAAGCCAAGATCGAAAAGGCTGGCGGCACTGTGGAACTGATCGCTTAA
- the secY gene encoding preprotein translocase subunit SecY, translating into MKTTFSGWRYLWKSEDIRRKLIITFIILAIYRLAANVPAPGVNHEILSAFQNSASGQGNFLGFLDLLSGGTVSNFSLLSMGVYPYITAQIILQLLIPIIPSLQRRMQEDPREGRRWQEKWTYYLAVPMAALSAIGQINIFNSLSIQGLGQAILPFGLFNADQALSSWTVLIAMTAGTMFAIWLGELISEYGIRGQGLSLVIFAGIVSQMPANLISLLSDEQTRWFMLAFALIVITLIVYAIVYVQQGRRNVPVMYPGRRVGNRMSMPVKGTLPLMVNLAGMIPLIFASAILQFPTILASYFTQSENPGVREFFLGIQNFFGATGTSNWGYWTIYFLMVVIFTFFYTSVLFDQQNYGENLRKMGATVPGVHIGAPTQKYLSTVQRRITLVGAVFLGLVAIMPFLLGLLLSAIGLGAASSQTGIFLLTSSGLLIVVGVVRDTFQNIDAELKLHGYQDSLLVR; encoded by the coding sequence ATGAAAACCACTTTTTCAGGCTGGCGTTACCTTTGGAAGTCGGAAGATATTCGCCGCAAACTGATCATCACGTTCATCATTCTCGCCATTTACAGGCTTGCGGCAAATGTGCCCGCCCCTGGCGTGAATCATGAAATTCTGTCCGCCTTCCAAAATTCAGCCTCCGGTCAGGGAAATTTCCTTGGCTTTCTCGATCTGCTTTCTGGCGGTACAGTTTCCAATTTCTCGTTGCTGTCCATGGGTGTGTATCCCTACATTACCGCCCAGATCATCCTGCAATTGCTGATCCCGATCATCCCGTCTCTTCAACGCAGGATGCAGGAAGATCCCCGCGAAGGACGCCGCTGGCAGGAAAAGTGGACCTACTACCTTGCAGTTCCGATGGCGGCTCTTTCTGCCATTGGGCAGATCAATATCTTCAACTCGCTCTCCATCCAGGGGCTTGGTCAGGCTATCCTTCCTTTTGGACTGTTTAATGCAGACCAGGCGCTTTCCTCATGGACGGTATTGATCGCCATGACCGCAGGCACCATGTTCGCCATCTGGCTGGGTGAGTTGATCTCCGAATACGGCATCCGCGGACAGGGTCTCTCCCTCGTCATCTTCGCAGGCATCGTCTCACAAATGCCTGCCAACCTTATCTCGCTCCTTTCCGACGAGCAGACGCGCTGGTTCATGCTTGCATTTGCCCTGATCGTCATTACCTTGATCGTGTACGCCATCGTTTATGTGCAGCAGGGACGCCGTAATGTTCCGGTCATGTACCCGGGACGCCGTGTCGGCAACCGCATGTCCATGCCGGTCAAAGGCACTTTGCCGCTGATGGTCAACCTTGCAGGCATGATCCCCTTGATCTTTGCCAGCGCTATTCTGCAATTCCCGACCATCCTTGCCAGTTACTTTACACAAAGTGAGAACCCTGGCGTTCGCGAGTTCTTCCTGGGCATCCAAAACTTCTTTGGCGCCACCGGCACCAGCAACTGGGGCTACTGGACAATCTACTTCCTGATGGTTGTGATTTTCACCTTCTTCTACACATCGGTCTTGTTTGACCAGCAGAATTACGGTGAAAACCTCCGAAAAATGGGAGCAACCGTCCCAGGCGTTCATATCGGCGCGCCCACCCAGAAATACCTCAGCACGGTCCAGCGGCGAATTACGCTGGTTGGCGCGGTCTTCCTTGGGTTGGTTGCGATCATGCCCTTCCTGCTCGGATTGCTGCTCAGCGCCATCGGGCTTGGAGCTGCAAGTTCGCAGACCGGCATTTTCCTCCTGACCTCGTCAGGCTTGCTCATCGTGGTTGGCGTGGTGCGCGATACCTTCCAGAACATCGACGCCGAACTGAAATTGCACGGCTATCAAGACTCGCTGCTCGTACGCTAG
- a CDS encoding adenylate kinase — MATFIVLLGPPGVGKGTQAKILSERTNLAHVSSGDLFRENLKNQTELGKLAKSFMDKGELVPDDVTISMIRDRISRPDCEAGAILDGFPRTPAQADALETMLAEFGGEVNLVPYITAVETVLVERASGRWTCRENGHIYHQTFSPPKQAGICDVDGSELYQRDDDKVETVTKRIRVYLEQTMPLVEYYRKSGKLVEIDGTQTVEQVTKELLAALEK; from the coding sequence ATGGCGACCTTTATCGTCCTGCTCGGACCTCCCGGTGTTGGTAAAGGAACCCAGGCGAAGATTCTGTCCGAAAGGACCAATCTGGCGCATGTGTCTTCAGGCGATCTCTTTCGCGAGAACCTTAAGAATCAAACCGAACTTGGAAAACTCGCCAAATCCTTCATGGATAAAGGTGAGCTTGTCCCGGATGATGTGACCATCAGTATGATCCGTGATCGCATCTCCCGTCCAGACTGTGAAGCTGGTGCAATTCTCGACGGCTTTCCCCGCACCCCAGCCCAAGCGGACGCGCTTGAGACAATGCTCGCTGAATTTGGCGGTGAAGTCAATCTCGTCCCGTACATCACCGCTGTCGAGACTGTTCTCGTCGAGCGCGCCAGCGGACGCTGGACCTGCCGCGAAAATGGACACATCTATCATCAAACGTTCAGTCCGCCCAAACAGGCTGGCATTTGCGATGTGGACGGTTCCGAGTTGTACCAGCGTGACGATGACAAGGTCGAGACTGTGACCAAAAGGATCCGGGTGTATCTCGAGCAGACCATGCCGCTGGTTGAGTATTATCGCAAAAGCGGCAAGCTGGTCGAAATCGATGGAACACAGACCGTAGAGCAGGTTACGAAGGAACTGCTTGCGGCGTTGGAAAAATAA
- the map gene encoding type I methionyl aminopeptidase has protein sequence MSLERQVNIKTPADLKIMREAGRINAAVLAKVKELLQPGVTTADLNAAAEEVLKSHGCVSPFKGYGRPPFPASITVSINDEMVHGIPHPKRRLKEGDIVSIDCGTIFEGFVADSAFTAGVGEISPEAAKLLEITESALYAGIEKMRKGRRTGDVSAAIQNHVESRGLHVTREYTGHGVGKSMHEGPQVPNIGMAGSGMLLRPGMTIALEPMVLVGTHETRVLPDQWTVVSADGSLTAHFEHTIAVTEGEPLILTVL, from the coding sequence ATGAGTTTGGAACGCCAGGTCAATATAAAGACCCCTGCCGACTTGAAGATCATGAGGGAAGCAGGGCGCATCAATGCCGCTGTACTGGCAAAAGTGAAGGAACTTTTACAACCAGGTGTGACAACAGCCGACCTCAACGCGGCTGCTGAGGAAGTGCTGAAGTCGCACGGATGTGTATCGCCGTTCAAAGGCTATGGTCGTCCGCCGTTCCCTGCATCCATCACCGTCAGCATAAACGACGAGATGGTGCATGGCATCCCTCACCCGAAGCGCAGGCTGAAGGAAGGGGATATCGTCTCGATAGATTGTGGGACCATCTTTGAAGGGTTTGTCGCAGACTCCGCTTTCACTGCCGGGGTCGGGGAGATCTCTCCCGAAGCGGCAAAACTGCTGGAGATCACCGAAAGCGCGTTATATGCCGGCATCGAAAAGATGCGAAAAGGCAGGCGCACAGGCGATGTTTCAGCAGCGATACAGAACCATGTGGAAAGCCGTGGTCTCCACGTCACCCGTGAATACACGGGGCATGGCGTCGGGAAGAGCATGCATGAGGGTCCGCAGGTGCCAAATATCGGCATGGCGGGAAGCGGTATGCTGCTCCGCCCGGGGATGACCATCGCGCTCGAGCCCATGGTGCTCGTAGGGACGCACGAAACGCGCGTCCTGCCGGATCAATGGACGGTTGTGTCTGCTGACGGTTCTTTGACGGCGCATTTCGAACATACGATTGCCGTCACCGAAGGTGAGCCTCTCATCCTGACTGTCCTGTGA
- the rpmJ gene encoding 50S ribosomal protein L36, which yields MKVSPSIRKRCAKCRIVRRKGIVYIICENPKHKQRQG from the coding sequence ATGAAAGTGTCGCCCTCCATTCGAAAACGCTGTGCCAAGTGCCGTATCGTTCGGCGCAAGGGCATTGTGTACATCATTTGCGAAAATCCAAAACATAAGCAGAGACAAGGGTAA
- the rpsM gene encoding 30S ribosomal protein S13, producing the protein MARIEGVDLPRNKRTEVGLTYLYGIGPTRARQILTETKVNPDTRIKDLTEAEVASIREYISKHYKVEGDLRREVQMNVKRLIEIGSYRGLRHRRNLPVNGQRTKTNARTRKGIKKTVAGRGRRRGAKK; encoded by the coding sequence ATGGCGAGAATTGAAGGTGTTGATCTGCCCCGCAACAAGCGGACAGAAGTTGGCTTGACCTACCTTTATGGCATTGGTCCCACGCGCGCGCGTCAGATCTTGACGGAGACCAAGGTCAATCCTGATACGCGTATCAAAGATTTGACGGAAGCGGAGGTTGCCTCCATCCGTGAATACATATCCAAACACTACAAGGTTGAAGGCGATCTGCGCCGCGAAGTTCAAATGAACGTCAAGCGCCTGATCGAGATCGGCTCGTATCGCGGTCTGCGTCATCGTCGCAATCTTCCTGTTAATGGTCAGCGCACGAAGACGAATGCGCGCACCCGCAAAGGTATCAAGAAGACGGTTGCGGGACGCGGTCGCCGACGTGGTGCGAAGAAGTAA
- the rpsK gene encoding 30S ribosomal protein S11, with protein sequence MAQSVRSTRRASGAKKGKRTLSHGQVHIFASFNNTIVTVTDNDGNTVAWGSAGSAGFKGSRKSTPFAARLAAEQAIKAAQQLGLQEVDLFVKGPGPGRENAIRAVQAMGLKVRSISDITPVPHNGCRPPKKRRV encoded by the coding sequence ATGGCTCAGAGTGTTCGTTCCACCCGCCGCGCCTCCGGCGCGAAAAAAGGGAAGCGCACCCTGTCTCACGGACAGGTGCATATCTTTGCTTCCTTCAACAATACCATTGTGACCGTTACGGATAACGACGGCAACACCGTTGCCTGGGGCTCCGCCGGTTCCGCCGGTTTCAAGGGCTCGCGCAAAAGCACGCCTTTTGCCGCGCGCCTTGCCGCCGAGCAGGCGATCAAAGCCGCCCAGCAATTGGGCTTGCAGGAAGTGGATCTATTCGTCAAGGGACCTGGTCCCGGACGCGAAAACGCCATCCGTGCAGTCCAGGCAATGGGCTTGAAGGTGCGTTCCATTTCCGATATTACCCCGGTGCCGCATAACGGCTGCCGTCCGCCCAAAAAGCGACGCGTGTAA
- the rpsD gene encoding 30S ribosomal protein S4 has protein sequence MAKSLSPVCKLCRREGEKLYLKGERCFTPKCSFEKRSFAPGQHGRTASRGGMGTGRASDFARQLRAKQKARRIYGVLERQFRRYYDTAITRRGLTGLNLLQILESRLDNVIFRLGFASSRAQARLLVTHGHFTVNGRRTDVPSMLLGEGDVITVRDGSSKLSYFKELSAFAEKRNSPSWLNRDITNMSGSVARMPERAEIDGSLDEQLIVEYYSRR, from the coding sequence ATGGCTAAATCATTAAGTCCGGTTTGTAAACTTTGCCGGCGCGAAGGCGAAAAACTTTATCTGAAAGGCGAGCGTTGCTTTACACCCAAGTGCTCGTTTGAAAAGCGCAGTTTCGCGCCCGGTCAGCATGGCCGCACTGCGAGCCGTGGCGGTATGGGTACGGGGCGCGCCTCCGACTTTGCCCGCCAGTTGCGCGCCAAGCAGAAGGCTCGCCGCATTTACGGCGTGCTCGAACGCCAGTTCCGCCGTTACTATGACACGGCGATCACCCGCCGCGGTCTGACAGGCTTGAACCTGCTCCAGATCCTTGAATCACGTCTCGACAACGTGATCTTCCGGCTTGGGTTTGCATCCAGCCGCGCCCAGGCTCGCCTGCTCGTTACGCACGGTCATTTCACCGTCAACGGGCGCCGAACCGACGTCCCCTCCATGCTTCTCGGCGAGGGCGATGTCATTACCGTGCGCGACGGCTCAAGCAAACTTTCCTATTTCAAGGAACTGTCAGCCTTTGCCGAAAAACGCAATTCTCCGAGTTGGCTCAACCGCGACATCACAAATATGTCCGGTTCGGTTGCTCGCATGCCCGAACGGGCTGAAATTGATGGAAGTCTCGACGAACAGTTGATCGTCGAATACTACTCCAGACGCTAA
- a CDS encoding DNA-directed RNA polymerase subunit alpha has protein sequence MTGIITNMVMPKIEREAEARNYGKFIISPLEGGYGVTLGNTLRRVLLSSLEGAAITSVRFADVLHEFSDIPGVREDVIQVMLQVKQIRIKMDGVDSARMQLEVRGEGTVTAADIICPPEIEIVNPDTYLFTVDGAKTKLDIEFVVERGRGYSPANERAGHMPIGELPVDAIFSPVKRVNWEVASARVGQSTNYDKLILEIWTDGTVSPERALSSSARIMIDHLRYIAGINEEMLTVAVERETTGSRLSSELAETPVEALDLSVRVFNSLKRTGITTVGDVLDLLEKGETAVMSIRNFGEKSLDELRDKMREKGFLKDQTSEN, from the coding sequence GTGACAGGTATCATCACGAACATGGTTATGCCAAAGATCGAGCGCGAAGCAGAGGCTCGAAACTATGGCAAGTTCATAATTAGTCCGCTGGAAGGCGGCTATGGCGTGACGCTGGGCAACACCCTGCGCCGCGTCCTGCTTTCCTCCTTGGAGGGAGCGGCAATCACATCCGTGCGCTTTGCGGATGTTCTGCACGAATTCAGTGACATTCCCGGCGTGCGCGAAGATGTCATCCAGGTCATGTTGCAGGTCAAACAGATCCGCATCAAGATGGATGGTGTGGACAGCGCCCGCATGCAGCTTGAAGTACGCGGTGAAGGCACCGTCACTGCGGCAGATATCATCTGCCCGCCTGAGATCGAGATCGTCAACCCCGATACCTACCTCTTCACGGTGGATGGGGCAAAGACCAAGCTCGATATCGAATTCGTTGTCGAACGCGGACGCGGTTATTCCCCCGCCAACGAGCGCGCAGGGCATATGCCCATCGGCGAACTGCCCGTGGATGCCATCTTCAGCCCGGTCAAGCGTGTCAACTGGGAAGTTGCCTCCGCCCGCGTTGGGCAGAGCACGAATTACGACAAATTGATTTTGGAAATCTGGACGGACGGCACGGTTTCCCCTGAGCGTGCTCTAAGTTCCTCCGCCCGCATCATGATCGATCACCTGCGTTACATTGCAGGCATTAACGAAGAGATGCTGACAGTGGCGGTTGAGCGAGAAACAACCGGAAGCCGTTTGAGCAGTGAATTGGCGGAAACGCCTGTGGAAGCGCTGGACCTGTCTGTGCGCGTCTTCAACTCTTTGAAGCGTACCGGCATCACCACTGTGGGTGATGTGCTGGATCTGCTCGAAAAGGGCGAGACGGCGGTCATGTCCATCCGCAATTTTGGCGAGAAGAGCCTCGATGAACTTCGCGACAAAATGCGGGAGAAGGGCTTCCTGAAAGACCAGACATCGGAGAATTAA
- the rplQ gene encoding 50S ribosomal protein L17 — MRHSVAGYRLGRTKGARIALRRNLIKQFFTHERIKTTKAKAAAIRGEAEKLITLAKNSAEGTDEQKVHARRLVISRLGDNQIIKRLFDEIAPRFTTRNGGYTRVIKLGPRLGDSAEMVVLELVEE, encoded by the coding sequence ATGCGACATTCAGTAGCAGGTTACAGATTGGGACGCACAAAGGGCGCGCGAATTGCCCTGCGTCGCAACCTGATCAAACAATTCTTTACACACGAGCGGATCAAGACGACAAAAGCCAAGGCTGCCGCCATCCGCGGCGAAGCTGAAAAGCTGATCACGCTTGCCAAGAACAGTGCGGAAGGCACCGATGAACAGAAGGTGCACGCCCGTCGCCTTGTCATTTCCAGGCTGGGCGACAACCAGATCATCAAACGCCTGTTTGACGAGATTGCCCCGCGCTTCACAACCCGCAATGGTGGTTACACCCGTGTTATCAAACTTGGTCCCCGCCTCGGCGACTCCGCCGAAATGGTGGTCCTTGAATTGGTGGAAGAATAA
- the truA gene encoding tRNA pseudouridine(38-40) synthase TruA — MARYQVILAYDGSGFAGSQRQANSRTVQGELEKALHNIGWSGKSVLMAGRTDAGVHASRQVAAFDFGEWAHSAETLLKALNAELPPDIAVKRLQPAAADFHPRFDAVSRTYRYRLFSDRIRDPLRERFAWRVATPLDGDALKHNAELFLGTHDFAAFGSPTSEKGTTVRTVTNSEWRRKPDGEWQFEVRADAFLYRMVRRLVFVQVALAQGKCSVKDVRSALSKQAKLPAGLAPAHGLTLVQVRYGSQ; from the coding sequence ATGGCACGTTACCAAGTGATCCTTGCCTACGACGGCTCCGGCTTTGCCGGAAGCCAGCGGCAGGCGAACTCCCGAACGGTGCAGGGCGAGTTGGAAAAAGCCCTCCACAATATCGGTTGGTCTGGAAAGTCGGTATTAATGGCTGGAAGGACCGACGCGGGAGTTCATGCCAGCAGACAGGTCGCCGCCTTCGATTTTGGCGAATGGGCGCATTCAGCGGAAACGCTGCTAAAGGCGCTCAATGCTGAGCTTCCGCCTGATATTGCTGTGAAACGCCTGCAACCCGCCGCCGCGGATTTTCACCCGCGCTTCGATGCTGTCTCGCGCACATACCGTTACAGGCTGTTCAGCGACCGGATCCGCGACCCGTTACGCGAAAGGTTTGCATGGCGTGTAGCGACCCCGCTGGACGGAGATGCGCTCAAACACAACGCTGAACTCTTCCTCGGCACACATGATTTTGCCGCTTTCGGCTCACCGACTTCCGAAAAAGGGACGACGGTGCGCACAGTGACAAATTCCGAGTGGAGACGAAAGCCGGATGGTGAGTGGCAGTTCGAGGTTCGGGCGGATGCGTTCCTGTATCGTATGGTGCGCAGGCTGGTGTTCGTCCAGGTGGCTTTGGCGCAGGGAAAATGTTCGGTCAAGGATGTCCGTTCTGCCTTATCAAAGCAGGCGAAACTTCCTGCCGGGCTGGCTCCCGCACACGGGCTGACGCTGGTGCAGGTACGTTATGGATCACAATGA
- the rplM gene encoding 50S ribosomal protein L13, with amino-acid sequence MQQKTYYPKAAEIQRDWVVIDAEGQTLGRLAARIAHVLLGKHKPSFTPGVEMGDYVVVTNAERVSVTGTKTYSKLETKMYYRHSGYPGGLKTTSLRDQLATYPDRVLREAVWGMLPHNRMGRAVLKRLKIYAGSEHPHAMQNPKVLE; translated from the coding sequence GTGCAACAAAAGACGTACTATCCGAAAGCCGCTGAGATACAGCGCGACTGGGTTGTTATCGATGCCGAAGGGCAGACCCTTGGGCGTCTTGCCGCGCGCATTGCGCACGTTCTGCTTGGGAAGCATAAGCCGTCCTTCACGCCGGGCGTGGAGATGGGCGATTATGTGGTGGTTACCAATGCCGAGCGCGTGAGCGTGACCGGCACGAAGACCTACTCGAAGCTGGAAACGAAGATGTACTACCGCCATTCGGGTTATCCCGGCGGTTTGAAGACCACATCCCTGCGCGACCAGCTCGCCACCTATCCCGATCGCGTCCTGCGCGAAGCGGTGTGGGGCATGCTGCCGCACAACCGCATGGGGCGCGCCGTGTTGAAGCGACTGAAGATCTATGCAGGTTCCGAGCATCCTCACGCGATGCAGAACCCGAAAGTTTTGGAATAA
- the rpsI gene encoding 30S ribosomal protein S9, giving the protein MAQYYEGIGRRKASTARVRLVTGTGKFTVNEKDASAFFTRVGDLEDILRPFGAVGQEANKYDVSVLVNGGGVTGQTESVRLGIARALQIINADWTSALRKKGLLTRDARVKERKKPGLKKARKAPTYTKR; this is encoded by the coding sequence ATGGCTCAATACTATGAAGGCATCGGACGCCGCAAGGCAAGCACCGCCCGTGTGCGCCTGGTGACAGGCACCGGCAAGTTCACCGTCAACGAGAAGGATGCTTCGGCGTTCTTCACCCGTGTGGGCGACCTGGAAGATATTTTGCGCCCGTTCGGCGCGGTTGGTCAGGAAGCCAACAAGTACGATGTGTCCGTGCTGGTCAATGGCGGCGGCGTCACCGGTCAGACCGAATCTGTGCGCCTCGGCATTGCCCGGGCACTCCAGATCATCAATGCCGACTGGACTTCCGCCCTGCGCAAAAAAGGCTTGCTCACCCGCGATGCCCGCGTGAAGGAACGCAAGAAACCCGGTCTCAAGAAAGCCCGCAAGGCTCCGACCTACACCAAACGCTAG